The Allocatelliglobosispora scoriae genome contains a region encoding:
- a CDS encoding toll/interleukin-1 receptor domain-containing protein — MSGHVFISYSHASDAEYVAALAEFLKAAGVPVWFDGKIVTGARWANVIQERIDSCAAFVVVMSPASAASQWVDREVNQAEETDRPLMPLLLEGKVFFRLNDVQFEDVTRGEMPSPAFVDHLRSLLHMSGVSDPAPVDSGHRRPVNHRAPRPVGSAAFGSFSGGLRKGTRGRLLVAAGVVVVVALTYGVARLNSRTSAAPSSSPSASARTSPAPNLTTFSRTASQRVAPPHGKAEDVLAVALSADGKTMATSSWENRVGVWDVSTPSAPRELTALTEHTGNVFAVAFSTNGKLMATAGSDKRVVLWDMTNPAAPREVGAVTDHTAEVYAVAFSADGKMMATGGWDKRAMVWDVSNPSKPRRLSTLSGHTGDVLAVAFSADGKMLATGSWDHQVMVWDMSSLPSPKRIATLTDHTSGVRAVAFSADGKMMATGGWDNRAMVWDVSNPSTIHRVTTLTEHTRVVLAVAFSADSRTLVTGSWDELVLAWDVSNPSAIHKIATLTDHSRPVYAVAFSADGRTMATGSHGDNLVLMWAVSNG; from the coding sequence GTGTCGGGTCACGTTTTCATCAGCTACAGCCACGCTTCGGATGCCGAGTACGTGGCCGCGTTGGCGGAGTTTTTGAAGGCTGCTGGTGTGCCGGTCTGGTTCGACGGGAAGATCGTGACCGGTGCCCGGTGGGCGAATGTGATTCAGGAACGGATCGATTCGTGCGCGGCGTTCGTGGTGGTGATGAGTCCGGCGTCGGCGGCATCGCAGTGGGTGGATCGGGAGGTCAACCAAGCGGAGGAGACGGACAGGCCGCTGATGCCGTTGCTGCTGGAGGGCAAGGTGTTCTTCCGGCTCAATGACGTGCAGTTCGAGGATGTCACCCGAGGAGAGATGCCGTCGCCGGCATTCGTCGACCATCTCCGCAGCCTGCTGCACATGAGCGGCGTGAGCGATCCGGCGCCCGTGGACTCGGGGCATCGGCGGCCGGTGAACCATCGTGCACCGCGACCGGTCGGGTCGGCCGCGTTTGGATCGTTCTCGGGCGGCCTTCGGAAGGGGACGCGTGGGCGACTGCTCGTGGCGGCCGGCGTTGTCGTCGTTGTCGCGTTGACCTACGGGGTTGCCCGCCTGAACTCGCGCACGTCGGCTGCGCCGTCGTCGTCGCCGAGCGCCAGTGCTCGAACATCTCCCGCCCCGAACCTGACGACGTTCTCCCGGACGGCCTCCCAGCGCGTGGCCCCACCCCACGGCAAAGCCGAGGACGTGTTGGCCGTGGCGCTCAGCGCGGACGGCAAGACGATGGCCACCAGCAGCTGGGAAAATCGAGTGGGGGTGTGGGACGTGTCGACGCCGTCGGCACCCCGCGAACTCACCGCCCTCACCGAACACACCGGCAACGTGTTCGCGGTGGCGTTCAGCACGAACGGCAAACTCATGGCCACGGCCGGCAGCGACAAGCGGGTCGTGTTGTGGGACATGACGAATCCGGCGGCTCCTCGCGAAGTCGGCGCCGTGACCGACCACACCGCTGAGGTGTATGCCGTGGCGTTCAGCGCGGACGGCAAGATGATGGCCACCGGCGGCTGGGACAAGCGGGCGATGGTGTGGGACGTGTCGAACCCATCGAAACCCCGCAGACTCAGCACCCTGTCCGGCCACACCGGTGATGTGTTGGCGGTGGCGTTCAGTGCCGACGGCAAGATGCTCGCCACCGGCAGCTGGGACCACCAGGTGATGGTGTGGGACATGTCGAGTCTGCCGTCTCCCAAGAGGATCGCGACCCTCACCGACCACACCAGCGGCGTGCGGGCCGTGGCGTTCAGCGCGGACGGCAAGATGATGGCCACCGGCGGTTGGGACAACCGGGCGATGGTGTGGGACGTGTCGAATCCGTCGACAATTCACCGGGTCACCACCCTGACCGAACATACCCGTGTCGTGTTGGCGGTGGCGTTCAGCGCGGACAGCAGGACACTGGTCACGGGCAGCTGGGACGAGCTGGTGCTGGCGTGGGACGTGTCGAATCCGTCAGCGATCCACAAGATCGCTACCCTCACCGACCATTCCCGCCCCGTCTACGCGGTGGCGTTCAGCGCGGATGGCAGGACCATGGCCACCGGCAGCCACGGCGACAATCTGGTGCTGATGTGGGCTGTGTCCAACGGTTAG
- a CDS encoding GntR family transcriptional regulator, with product MELPQPKYVVVVNAIQQRIEDGTYQPGSAIPSEAALIAEFGVSRPTTVRALGILQRDGWLDAEQGKGRFVRSRASIASRQPPGQASTLLKQEERAGVKLLFVGPVLASPRTAAALEIEPGTPLIARQRIVTSEIGPIELGTSYIPVDLASGTGLGDHSAITEGLLQRLKQRKGVEFDHATERISARLPSEEEATYLEVDPTECLLTVLFTAFDRAGRPLFAVDVLVPASRRELEDAFPIH from the coding sequence ATGGAGCTTCCTCAGCCCAAATACGTCGTGGTCGTCAACGCGATCCAGCAGCGCATCGAGGACGGCACCTACCAGCCAGGATCCGCCATCCCGAGCGAGGCCGCGCTGATCGCGGAGTTCGGCGTATCCCGGCCCACGACCGTCCGTGCGCTGGGGATTCTCCAGCGGGACGGGTGGCTCGACGCCGAGCAGGGCAAGGGACGGTTCGTGCGCTCCCGTGCCTCGATCGCGTCGCGGCAGCCGCCCGGTCAGGCGAGCACCCTGCTCAAGCAGGAGGAGCGAGCCGGCGTCAAGCTTCTCTTCGTGGGTCCGGTGCTCGCCTCCCCGCGGACAGCGGCCGCCCTGGAGATCGAGCCGGGTACGCCGCTCATCGCCCGGCAGCGGATCGTCACCTCCGAGATCGGCCCGATCGAGCTCGGCACCTCCTACATCCCGGTCGACCTCGCCTCGGGCACCGGGCTCGGCGACCACTCCGCGATCACCGAAGGTCTGCTGCAACGGCTGAAGCAGCGCAAGGGAGTGGAGTTCGATCACGCGACGGAGCGGATCTCGGCACGGCTGCCGTCCGAGGAGGAGGCGACATATCTGGAGGTGGACCCGACGGAGTGCCTGCTCACGGTCCTCTTCACCGCCTTCGACCGGGCCGGGAGACCGCTTTTCGCGGTGGACGTGCTGGTCCCGGCGTCACGGCGCGAGCTCGAGGATGCGTTTCCGATCCACTGA
- a CDS encoding sigma-70 family RNA polymerase sigma factor: MDDFKDFYEARKDMVFRAVFAATSDRAGAEDASAEGFARAFARWSKVGRHPNPTGWVLRTALNFHRSWWRRVRRELLGNTPDRPDGGRPDNGLDIDLHAAIAALPTRQREVIGLRILADLSPAETGEVLGIAPTTVNVHLHRALGSLRARLNEGVVR; encoded by the coding sequence ATGGACGATTTCAAGGATTTCTACGAGGCACGCAAGGACATGGTGTTCCGAGCGGTGTTCGCCGCGACGAGCGACCGGGCCGGTGCCGAGGATGCCAGCGCGGAGGGGTTCGCGCGCGCGTTCGCCCGGTGGTCGAAGGTGGGCCGGCACCCGAACCCCACCGGGTGGGTCCTGCGTACCGCCCTGAACTTCCACCGGTCCTGGTGGCGGCGTGTCCGAAGGGAGTTGCTGGGCAACACGCCGGACCGACCCGACGGCGGCAGGCCCGACAACGGCCTCGATATCGATCTCCATGCGGCGATCGCCGCACTTCCGACGCGCCAACGCGAGGTCATCGGCCTGCGCATCCTGGCGGACCTGAGCCCGGCGGAGACCGGCGAGGTGCTGGGCATCGCGCCCACAACCGTGAACGTGCACCTGCACCGCGCGCTCGGCTCGCTGCGCGCACGCCTGAACGAGGGGGTCGTGAGATGA
- a CDS encoding right-handed parallel beta-helix repeat-containing protein — protein sequence MFRNRIAGVVVGALVANLFVLGASEPAAADTTELFVNNGVGANCSDTGTGLPTQPFCTIGAAVAVVTAGQTIRISGTYAEQVTITKSGAPGQPITLLGDSTAKLSGAGVGLTIDGQHDISVTTLKIKPSPGTVPVKLVGSTRLTLTSVQVNDVLPGAPLGTAGVSLAGVTDSTLKSVWVNALAVPGIMLDADSARVLVANTRIQAFGPNGFVTAVEVHGTDITVANGFLNNVGKGVLLAADAKRAIVVNNTVANARDIGIDNVGATGSAITNNTVSQACGSGIRVSGAASGVSVQNNIAWRNGTHWDTSCLAPVADQANIEVTGAAVGGTVADFNSVQAYQDTPTKLYRWNGVNYATVAAFREASGQGTHDQLSGLFDTVNHDSANSAAPGWPALDKDGRFREDDPGAPNTGSGPSVIADRGAAEAVQGAKASLVTTYSDGGTTVTFDASATQPGWVPLVATPYRFIFGDGTEVTQASPIVTHHYAQRTGQSAYVSVSDTNGITTSASRGIGGGTYLPVGPVRVLDTRNAIGIATRVPVAAGASVSLQVAGLNGVPATGLAGVAVNVTVTSTAGSGYLTVFPSGTQQPIVSNLNWSAGSTTANMAEVPVGEDGRITLANGSTGTVHVLVDLLGYYTSAAGGLFTPRGPVRVLDTRYATGVATTTPVPAGATISVPVTGANGVPASGVTAVALNVTITGATASGYLTAYADGAPRPTASNLNWAAGRTVPNMVVVPVVNGRVAFFNGGTSTVHVLADLLGYYSPDAGAPVQITLPYRVLDTRTWTSSPNPLAPHEARELVLFEPTTTATAVLLNVTVTGPTSSGYLTAYPAGTTMPNASSLNWVAGQTVANLVLVPIVNGKVAFYNGSSGTTHLLVDFVGYINI from the coding sequence ATGTTCAGGAACCGCATAGCGGGCGTGGTGGTCGGCGCCCTGGTCGCCAATCTCTTCGTGCTCGGGGCGAGCGAACCCGCCGCCGCCGACACGACCGAACTCTTCGTCAACAACGGTGTGGGAGCCAACTGCAGCGACACGGGCACGGGCCTGCCGACGCAGCCCTTCTGCACCATCGGCGCGGCCGTGGCGGTGGTGACCGCCGGGCAGACGATCCGGATCAGCGGGACCTACGCCGAGCAGGTCACGATCACCAAGTCCGGGGCGCCGGGGCAGCCCATCACCCTGCTGGGCGACTCGACGGCGAAGCTCAGTGGAGCGGGTGTCGGCCTGACGATCGACGGTCAGCACGACATCTCGGTGACGACGCTGAAGATCAAACCAAGCCCGGGTACGGTGCCGGTCAAACTGGTCGGCTCCACTCGGCTGACGCTCACCTCGGTGCAGGTCAACGACGTCTTGCCGGGCGCACCGCTCGGGACTGCAGGGGTGAGCCTGGCCGGCGTGACCGACTCGACGCTGAAGAGCGTGTGGGTCAACGCGCTGGCCGTGCCGGGCATCATGCTCGACGCCGATTCGGCGCGGGTGCTGGTGGCCAACACCCGGATCCAGGCGTTCGGACCGAATGGGTTCGTCACCGCCGTCGAGGTGCACGGCACCGACATCACCGTCGCCAACGGCTTCCTCAACAACGTCGGCAAGGGCGTGCTGCTCGCCGCTGACGCGAAGCGGGCGATCGTGGTCAACAACACCGTCGCCAACGCACGGGACATCGGCATCGACAACGTCGGCGCCACCGGCTCCGCGATCACCAACAACACCGTCTCGCAGGCGTGCGGATCCGGCATCCGGGTCTCCGGCGCCGCGAGCGGAGTGTCGGTGCAGAACAACATAGCCTGGCGCAACGGCACTCACTGGGACACCAGCTGCCTGGCTCCGGTCGCGGACCAGGCCAACATCGAGGTCACCGGTGCGGCCGTCGGCGGCACGGTCGCGGACTTCAACAGCGTCCAGGCGTACCAGGACACGCCCACGAAGCTCTACCGCTGGAACGGCGTCAACTACGCCACCGTGGCGGCCTTCCGGGAAGCGTCCGGTCAGGGTACGCACGACCAGCTGAGCGGCCTCTTCGACACCGTCAACCACGACTCGGCCAACTCGGCGGCACCGGGCTGGCCGGCCCTGGACAAGGACGGGCGGTTCCGCGAGGACGATCCCGGCGCCCCGAACACGGGCAGCGGTCCGTCGGTGATCGCCGACCGGGGCGCGGCCGAGGCGGTGCAGGGAGCCAAGGCCAGCCTGGTCACCACCTACAGCGACGGGGGTACGACGGTCACCTTCGACGCCTCCGCCACGCAGCCGGGATGGGTGCCCCTCGTGGCCACGCCCTACCGCTTCATCTTCGGCGACGGCACCGAGGTCACCCAGGCCTCCCCGATCGTCACCCACCACTACGCGCAGCGCACGGGGCAGTCCGCCTATGTCTCCGTCAGCGACACCAACGGGATCACCACGTCGGCGTCGCGCGGAATCGGCGGCGGGACCTACCTGCCGGTGGGACCGGTCCGGGTGCTCGACACCCGCAACGCCATCGGCATCGCCACCCGCGTCCCGGTCGCCGCGGGTGCGAGCGTGTCGCTGCAGGTGGCGGGCCTCAACGGGGTTCCCGCCACCGGGCTGGCGGGCGTCGCCGTCAACGTCACCGTGACGTCGACCGCCGGCTCGGGCTATCTGACGGTCTTCCCCTCCGGTACGCAGCAGCCGATCGTCTCCAACCTCAACTGGTCGGCGGGGTCGACGACCGCCAACATGGCCGAGGTGCCCGTCGGCGAGGACGGCCGGATCACGCTCGCCAACGGCAGCACCGGTACCGTGCATGTCCTGGTCGACCTGCTCGGCTACTACACCAGCGCCGCGGGCGGGCTCTTCACGCCCAGGGGGCCGGTCCGGGTGCTCGACACCCGCTACGCCACCGGCGTCGCCACCACGACCCCGGTCCCCGCCGGTGCCACGATCTCCGTCCCCGTGACCGGCGCCAACGGCGTACCGGCGAGTGGGGTGACCGCGGTGGCCCTCAACGTGACGATCACGGGTGCGACGGCATCCGGCTACCTCACCGCGTATGCCGACGGGGCGCCCCGGCCGACCGCCTCCAACCTCAACTGGGCGGCCGGCCGGACCGTACCCAACATGGTGGTCGTGCCGGTCGTCAACGGCCGGGTGGCGTTCTTCAACGGCGGCACCAGCACGGTGCACGTCCTCGCCGACCTGCTGGGCTACTACAGCCCCGACGCGGGCGCACCGGTGCAGATCACCCTGCCCTATCGCGTGCTCGACACCCGGACGTGGACCTCGTCGCCCAACCCGCTGGCTCCGCATGAGGCGCGGGAGCTGGTGCTCTTCGAGCCGACGACGACCGCCACGGCGGTGCTGCTCAACGTCACCGTGACCGGCCCGACGAGCAGCGGCTACCTCACCGCGTACCCGGCCGGCACGACCATGCCGAACGCCTCCAGCCTCAACTGGGTGGCCGGTCAGACCGTCGCCAACCTGGTGCTCGTCCCGATCGTGAACGGGAAGGTCGCCTTCTACAACGGCAGCTCGGGGACGACGCACCTCCTCGTCGACTTCGTCGGCTACATCAACATCTGA
- a CDS encoding SigE family RNA polymerase sigma factor: MSSQDDFAEFYSVTFARLTAQLYAYTGDHAEAQDMVQEALCRAYTRWDSISTYADPAGWVRRVAWNMAISRWRRARRLLSWHRELLSEDVTGPSGAPIDLARALAKLSADHRQAIVLHYLADMSVKEIADFTGAAEGTVKAWLHRGRTALGKLLTDPADFESSDLPGESSGEVANV, translated from the coding sequence GTGAGCAGCCAGGACGACTTCGCGGAGTTCTACTCCGTGACCTTCGCCAGGCTCACAGCACAGCTCTACGCGTACACGGGTGATCACGCTGAGGCACAGGACATGGTCCAGGAGGCCCTCTGCCGGGCGTACACCCGCTGGGACAGCATCTCGACCTATGCCGACCCGGCCGGCTGGGTGCGCCGGGTCGCCTGGAACATGGCGATCAGCCGCTGGCGGCGAGCCCGGCGCCTGCTGAGCTGGCACCGGGAGCTGCTGTCGGAGGACGTCACCGGGCCCTCCGGCGCCCCGATCGATCTGGCCCGGGCGCTCGCGAAGCTCTCCGCCGACCACCGCCAGGCGATCGTGCTTCATTACCTCGCCGACATGTCGGTGAAGGAGATCGCCGACTTCACCGGTGCCGCCGAGGGCACCGTCAAGGCGTGGCTGCATCGCGGCCGAACCGCCCTCGGCAAGCTCCTCACCGATCCGGCCGATTTTGAAAGCTCCGACCTCCCTGGTGAGAGCAGCGGGGAGGTCGCGAATGTCTGA
- a CDS encoding acyl-CoA dehydrogenase, which produces MTHYKSNLRDLEFNLFEVFDNHLGEGPFADVDTDSARGILAEVDRLSRVDLAASFADADRNPPVFDAATHTVKLPTSFKKSFDTFMDSEFWRLDIPSELNGTLAPRAFWWSLAEMILGSNPAIWMYSCGPSFARTIQSEGTDAQREWAKIFVEKRWAATMVLTEPDAGSDVGAARTRAIPQADGSWHIEGVKRFITSGEHDLSENIIHYVLARPVDTPGAGGPGTKGLSLFLVPKFHFDAEGNLGERNGVFATNVEHKMGLKVSATCEMTFGGHGVPAQGWLLGEVHEGIRQMFLIIENARMMVGTKAIATLSTGYLNALEYAKERVQGSDLLQMADKTAPRVTITHHPDVRRSLMLQKSYAEGLRALAIYAAGWADKANLAATAGDEKAAKKAEKVNDLLLPLVKACGSERAFELLGSEALQTFGGSGFLQDYPLEQYVRDAKIDSLYEGTTAIQSLDLFFRKIVKDGGRALLTVAGEISAYLAEGSDGELKEERESLTTALTDIQGALGTMTGWLAEAAGGDERAVYKVGLHSRRLLLGLGDLVVGWLLQRQATVALAALAGDGVSETDRAFYLGKVAAAKFFASEVLPRITTDRKIIESATVDLMDLDESVF; this is translated from the coding sequence ATGACCCATTACAAGAGCAACCTGCGGGACCTGGAGTTCAACCTCTTCGAGGTCTTCGACAACCACCTCGGCGAGGGACCCTTCGCCGACGTCGACACCGACAGCGCGCGCGGCATCCTCGCCGAGGTCGACCGGCTCAGCCGGGTGGATCTGGCGGCGAGCTTCGCCGACGCCGATCGCAATCCGCCGGTCTTCGACGCCGCCACCCACACGGTGAAGCTGCCGACCAGCTTCAAGAAGTCCTTCGACACGTTCATGGACTCGGAGTTCTGGCGCCTCGACATCCCGAGCGAGCTCAACGGCACCCTGGCGCCCCGCGCGTTCTGGTGGTCGCTCGCCGAGATGATCCTGGGGTCCAACCCGGCGATCTGGATGTATTCCTGCGGTCCGTCCTTCGCCCGGACGATCCAGTCCGAGGGCACCGACGCGCAGCGCGAATGGGCCAAGATCTTCGTCGAGAAGCGCTGGGCCGCCACGATGGTGCTGACCGAGCCCGACGCCGGCTCCGACGTCGGCGCCGCCCGGACCAGGGCGATCCCGCAGGCCGACGGCTCCTGGCACATCGAGGGCGTCAAGCGCTTCATCACCTCGGGTGAGCACGACCTCTCCGAGAACATCATTCACTACGTGCTGGCCCGTCCCGTGGACACGCCCGGTGCGGGTGGTCCGGGAACCAAGGGTCTGTCGCTCTTCCTCGTACCGAAGTTCCACTTCGACGCCGAGGGCAACCTGGGCGAGCGCAACGGCGTCTTCGCCACCAACGTCGAGCACAAGATGGGTCTCAAGGTCTCCGCGACCTGCGAGATGACCTTCGGCGGGCACGGCGTCCCGGCGCAGGGCTGGCTGCTCGGTGAGGTGCACGAGGGCATCCGGCAGATGTTCCTCATCATCGAGAACGCCCGGATGATGGTCGGCACCAAGGCGATCGCGACGCTCTCCACCGGTTACCTGAACGCGCTGGAGTATGCGAAGGAGCGGGTCCAGGGCTCCGACCTGCTGCAGATGGCGGACAAGACGGCACCCCGGGTCACGATCACGCACCACCCCGACGTGCGCCGCTCGCTGATGCTGCAGAAGTCATACGCCGAGGGCCTGCGCGCACTCGCCATCTACGCCGCGGGCTGGGCCGACAAGGCCAACCTCGCCGCGACGGCCGGCGACGAGAAGGCCGCGAAGAAGGCGGAGAAGGTCAACGACCTGCTCCTCCCCCTCGTCAAGGCCTGCGGTTCGGAGCGCGCCTTCGAGCTGCTCGGTTCCGAGGCCCTGCAGACCTTCGGCGGCTCCGGATTCCTCCAGGACTACCCGCTGGAGCAGTACGTCCGCGACGCGAAGATCGACTCCCTCTACGAGGGAACCACCGCCATCCAGAGCCTCGACCTCTTCTTCCGCAAGATCGTGAAGGACGGTGGCCGGGCGCTGCTGACGGTGGCCGGCGAGATCTCGGCGTACCTGGCGGAGGGTTCTGATGGTGAGCTCAAGGAGGAGCGCGAGTCGCTGACGACCGCGCTCACCGACATCCAGGGCGCGCTCGGCACCATGACCGGCTGGCTCGCCGAGGCGGCCGGCGGCGACGAGCGGGCGGTCTACAAGGTCGGCCTGCACTCGCGGCGCCTGCTGCTCGGCCTGGGCGACCTCGTCGTCGGCTGGCTGCTCCAGCGCCAGGCGACGGTGGCGCTCGCGGCGCTCGCCGGTGACGGCGTCTCCGAGACCGACCGGGCGTTCTACCTCGGCAAGGTCGCGGCGGCGAAGTTCTTCGCGAGCGAGGTGCTCCCCCGGATCACCACCGACCGCAAGATCATTGAGTCCGCCACGGTGGATCTGATGGACCTCGACGAGTCGGTCTTCTAG